A genomic window from Silvibacterium dinghuense includes:
- a CDS encoding VWA domain-containing protein, translating to MALSLFMLGAAQQQQQQQSIPDAPAPATTGLSDLKNQVTPGSGATADTKQGDQNAQQNAPQNQSSGQNSNSSQTPQPNQQDATPQQPPPQTFGNQQDQSAFLIRVPVNYIQVPVRVWDKHHHQVAGLEPEQFRIYEDGNPQNLATFSVVPEPLSVAFVIDQTLPSDIMKKVNDSLDAITGAFAPYDSMAVITYNTSPELVTTFTGMRGARLPAALQSAKRPGRDMGMPTVSGPMASGMSINGNSPDPNLAPQRGNMSGFLVAPKESHPLNDAILFAARELARQPHDRRRVIYVIGDGKDQRSKVTQKEVLKFLLTNNISVYGTLVGDSATWGVGYLDKLRLPLLPTDNVLPKYATFTGGYLNAQFSENGIQRSFADIAASLRSDYTLGYYSHAPSLSEKHHSIEVKVKVPDVDVSAKEGYYPSLANVSQ from the coding sequence GTGGCTCTGTCCCTCTTTATGCTGGGGGCAGCACAGCAGCAACAACAGCAGCAAAGCATTCCGGACGCACCTGCGCCCGCGACCACCGGTCTTTCCGACCTGAAGAACCAGGTCACACCGGGTTCCGGCGCTACGGCCGATACCAAGCAGGGCGACCAGAATGCGCAGCAGAACGCGCCCCAGAATCAGAGCTCAGGCCAAAACTCGAACTCCAGCCAGACTCCGCAGCCGAACCAGCAGGACGCCACTCCGCAACAGCCCCCGCCGCAGACCTTCGGCAACCAGCAGGATCAGAGCGCCTTTTTGATCCGCGTTCCGGTCAATTACATTCAGGTTCCGGTCCGCGTCTGGGACAAGCATCACCACCAGGTCGCAGGCCTCGAACCGGAACAGTTCCGCATCTACGAAGACGGCAATCCGCAGAATCTCGCCACCTTCTCGGTAGTTCCTGAACCGCTCTCGGTGGCCTTTGTCATCGACCAGACCCTGCCCTCGGACATCATGAAGAAGGTGAACGACAGCCTGGATGCGATCACCGGCGCCTTCGCGCCCTACGATTCGATGGCCGTCATCACGTACAACACCAGCCCTGAGCTGGTCACCACCTTTACCGGCATGCGCGGCGCCCGTCTGCCCGCGGCCCTCCAGTCCGCCAAGCGTCCCGGCCGCGATATGGGCATGCCCACGGTCAGCGGTCCGATGGCCTCGGGCATGTCGATCAACGGCAATTCGCCCGATCCGAACCTGGCTCCGCAGCGCGGCAACATGTCCGGCTTCCTGGTCGCGCCCAAGGAATCCCATCCGCTCAACGACGCCATCCTCTTCGCCGCCCGCGAGCTGGCCCGCCAGCCGCATGACCGCCGCCGCGTGATCTACGTCATCGGCGACGGCAAGGATCAGCGCAGCAAGGTTACCCAGAAGGAAGTTCTCAAGTTTCTGCTGACCAATAACATCTCGGTCTACGGCACGCTGGTGGGCGATTCCGCCACCTGGGGCGTCGGCTACCTCGACAAGCTGCGCCTGCCGCTGCTGCCGACCGACAACGTGCTGCCCAAGTACGCCACCTTCACCGGCGGTTACCTCAATGCCCAGTTCTCCGAGAACGGCATCCAGCGGAGCTTTGCCGATATCGCCGCCTCGCTCCGCAGCGACTACACGCTGGGCTATTACAGCCATGCGCCTTCTCTGAGCGAGAAGCATCACTCCATCGAAGTCAAGGTGAAGGTGCCTGACGTAGACGTGTCCGCCAAGGAAGGCTATTACCCCTCGCTGGCGAACGTCAGCCAGTAA
- a CDS encoding DMT family transporter, with the protein MLLHSAPAWGGGPVLFGLSTSALWGISDFSGGLAARRTPPALIVSFAHALSFVILIAICLLRHEPLDAVSIRLGLLSGIAAGIGIITLYRALSMGSMGMAAATCGVVTTLIPVLTSWFLEGHAGTLQLAGFALAALAILLISLSPSEHAQPRALWLAAAAGVLFGAMLICMRFGAGHSVLWTLAWTRAASTAMGLGASAMLPAAERRWTGGAAALMLATVIALGDTGGNLFYMLATLAGRMDSATVLSALYPGTTMLLAVLILRERASRTQAAGMVLALAAVALIAL; encoded by the coding sequence ATGCTCCTGCACTCTGCCCCTGCCTGGGGTGGAGGGCCCGTTCTCTTCGGGCTCTCCACCTCGGCGCTCTGGGGCATTTCGGACTTCTCCGGCGGCCTCGCTGCCCGGCGCACCCCGCCCGCGCTGATCGTCTCCTTCGCCCACGCGCTCTCTTTCGTCATCCTGATAGCCATCTGCCTGCTGCGGCACGAGCCCCTCGACGCGGTCTCCATCCGCCTTGGCCTGCTCAGCGGCATCGCCGCCGGCATCGGCATCATCACCCTCTACCGCGCGCTCTCCATGGGTTCGATGGGCATGGCCGCCGCCACCTGCGGCGTGGTCACCACCCTCATCCCCGTCCTCACATCCTGGTTTCTGGAAGGACACGCCGGTACCTTGCAGCTGGCCGGCTTTGCGCTCGCGGCGCTGGCCATCCTGCTCATCAGCCTGTCGCCCTCGGAACACGCTCAGCCCCGCGCCCTCTGGCTAGCCGCAGCAGCCGGAGTCCTGTTCGGCGCCATGCTCATCTGCATGCGCTTCGGCGCAGGGCACTCCGTGCTCTGGACGCTGGCCTGGACGCGTGCGGCGAGCACGGCCATGGGCCTGGGCGCCTCGGCGATGCTCCCGGCCGCGGAGCGCCGCTGGACGGGCGGCGCGGCCGCCCTGATGCTAGCTACGGTCATTGCCCTCGGCGATACGGGTGGCAATCTCTTCTACATGCTGGCCACCCTCGCCGGACGCATGGACAGCGCCACGGTGCTCTCGGCGCTCTATCCGGGTACCACCATGCTGCTGGCGGTGCTGATCCTGCGCGAGCGGGCCAGCCGGACACAGGCAGCGGGCATGGTGCTGGCGCTGGCGGCCGTGGCTCTGATTGCGCTCTGA
- a CDS encoding ethanolamine ammonia-lyase subunit EutB encodes MSYRHTIRGVSYVFADLRELLAKATPARSGDELAGIAATSAAERVAAQMTLADLPLAEFLSKPLIEEDEVTRLIHTQQDAAAFAPLAGFTVGELRDWLLGDEATGERLASLHWAFTPEMAAAVSKLMRLQDLVLVARKIEVVTRFRTTIGLKGTLASRLQPNHPTDDPTGIAASILDGLLLGVGDAVIGINPVSDNIATTTTLLTLIDRVRERYRIPVQSCVLAHITTQMQALARGAPVDLLFQSIAGTEKANASFGVSLSLLDEAYAAGLSLKRGTLGNNLMYFETGQGSALSANAHHGIDQQTCEARAYAVARQYKPLLVNTVVGFIGPEYLYDGRQILRAALEDHFCGKLLGLPMGCDVCYTTHAEANDDDTDAIMTMLGVAGVNYIMGVPGADDVMLNYQSTSFHDIAYLRTALGLRPAPEFEAWLNTGLRDDLSLAGLLTA; translated from the coding sequence ATGAGCTACCGGCACACCATCCGCGGCGTCTCCTACGTGTTTGCCGATCTTCGCGAGCTGCTCGCGAAGGCCACCCCGGCGCGCAGCGGCGATGAGCTGGCAGGCATCGCTGCAACCTCCGCCGCCGAGCGCGTAGCCGCGCAGATGACTCTCGCCGATCTGCCTCTCGCCGAATTTCTCTCGAAACCTCTTATCGAAGAAGACGAGGTCACGCGCCTCATCCACACGCAACAGGATGCCGCGGCCTTTGCGCCGCTGGCGGGCTTTACCGTGGGCGAGCTGCGCGACTGGCTGCTGGGCGATGAGGCCACCGGGGAGCGCCTCGCGTCGCTGCACTGGGCCTTTACGCCGGAGATGGCAGCCGCCGTCTCAAAGCTCATGCGCCTGCAGGACCTGGTCCTCGTCGCGCGCAAGATCGAGGTCGTCACCCGCTTCCGCACCACCATCGGGCTCAAAGGCACGCTCGCCTCGCGCCTGCAGCCGAATCACCCTACCGACGATCCCACCGGCATCGCCGCATCGATCCTCGACGGGCTGCTGCTCGGCGTGGGCGATGCGGTCATCGGCATCAATCCGGTCTCGGATAACATCGCCACCACCACTACGCTGCTCACACTCATCGACCGCGTGCGCGAGCGGTATCGCATCCCGGTGCAAAGCTGCGTGCTGGCGCACATCACCACGCAGATGCAGGCGCTCGCACGCGGAGCGCCGGTCGATCTGCTCTTTCAGTCGATCGCGGGCACGGAGAAAGCGAATGCCTCCTTCGGCGTCTCGCTCTCTCTATTAGATGAAGCGTATGCAGCGGGACTCTCGCTCAAGCGCGGCACGCTCGGCAACAACCTGATGTACTTCGAGACCGGCCAGGGCAGTGCGCTTTCTGCGAATGCACATCATGGCATCGATCAGCAGACATGCGAGGCACGCGCCTATGCCGTCGCACGGCAATACAAGCCGCTGCTGGTGAACACCGTCGTCGGCTTCATCGGGCCTGAATACCTTTACGATGGCAGGCAGATCCTGCGTGCCGCGCTCGAAGATCATTTCTGCGGCAAGCTGCTCGGTCTCCCGATGGGTTGTGATGTCTGCTACACCACGCACGCCGAGGCCAACGACGACGACACCGACGCCATCATGACCATGCTCGGCGTCGCGGGCGTGAACTACATCATGGGCGTGCCCGGAGCCGATGACGTGATGCTCAACTACCAGAGCACTTCGTTCCATGACATCGCCTATCTGCGCACCGCGCTCGGATTAAGACCCGCGCCGGAATTCGAAGCCTGGCTTAACACCGGCCTGCGCGACGATCTATCGCTCGCAGGACTGCTGACCGCATGA
- the eutC gene encoding ethanolamine ammonia-lyase subunit EutC, with amino-acid sequence MSETPGRRDPAAPLLEPARSRPAGARAEGDPHCAQQMGAPRLDAETWETMRSALRTHTPARVALRSAGRSLATSEILDLNWSLAQARDALHTPLSLATLVPSCIAAKWTPLRTHSAARDRGEYLRRPDLGRRLSADSRDALTALDAKPQPLAIILADGLSPLAIERHAVPLLLALRALVPEIAAAPLVIAEQARVAIGDEIGELLHAQLALLMIGERPGLSSPDSLGAYLTWSPKTGRTDAERNCISNIRPEGLRYPEAAEKIAFYLRAARQLGRTGVDLKEDSLLPSGER; translated from the coding sequence ATGAGCGAAACGCCAGGCCGCCGCGACCCCGCTGCCCCACTCCTCGAGCCTGCGCGTTCGCGGCCAGCGGGAGCGCGTGCCGAAGGCGATCCGCACTGCGCGCAGCAGATGGGTGCCCCACGTCTCGATGCTGAGACGTGGGAGACAATGCGATCCGCACTGCGCACGCATACGCCCGCGCGTGTCGCCCTGCGCAGCGCCGGGCGCTCGCTCGCGACCAGCGAAATTCTCGACCTGAACTGGTCGCTTGCGCAGGCGCGCGATGCGCTACACACGCCGCTGAGCCTCGCCACGCTTGTGCCATCCTGCATCGCTGCCAAATGGACACCGTTGCGTACGCACAGCGCCGCACGCGATCGCGGAGAGTACCTGCGACGCCCCGATCTCGGACGCCGGCTCAGCGCAGACTCACGGGATGCACTCACGGCTCTCGATGCAAAACCGCAACCGCTGGCCATCATTCTCGCTGACGGCCTCTCACCGCTGGCCATCGAACGGCATGCCGTGCCGCTGCTGCTAGCACTGCGTGCGCTTGTACCGGAGATCGCTGCAGCACCGCTGGTCATCGCCGAGCAAGCGCGAGTAGCCATCGGCGACGAGATCGGCGAGCTGCTCCACGCACAACTTGCCCTACTCATGATTGGCGAACGCCCCGGTCTGAGCTCGCCCGACTCGCTCGGCGCTTACTTAACATGGTCACCAAAAACAGGAAGGACGGATGCCGAGCGCAACTGCATCTCGAACATCCGTCCTGAAGGTCTGCGCTATCCCGAGGCCGCGGAGAAAATCGCCTTCTACCTGCGCGCAGCACGCCAGCTCGGCCGCACCGGCGTCGATCTTAAAGAGGACTCGCTGCTGCCATCGGGAGAGAGATAG